A section of the Petrimonas sulfuriphila genome encodes:
- a CDS encoding peptidylprolyl isomerase gives MKFSAKILLSLVVFTLMANSAASQNNIVDEIVWVVGDEAILKSEVEEYRKDIQMQNQRIEGDPYCFIPEQMAINKLFLDQAKLDSIEVNEANVNRMLEYYMNEYISSTGSAEKLQEYFGKSLRKIREDLRTQLREQQLIQGVQQKHFENVSLTPSEIRKFYNTIPQDSLPFIPTTMEVQIITVEPEVPLKEIDAVKNRLREYTEQINSGKSSFSTLALLHSEDPGTALKGGEMDFQTRAQLVPEFSNVAFALNDPTKVSNIVETEYGYHIIQLIERRGDMGKFRHILLKPKIPQEQLDTALVRLDSIRNGIVNKKITFDEAATFFSADKDTRNNKGIMVNNRSNSQNTGTPRFQLSELNQDIAKVVGEMKVGEMSKPFVMVTDKGKQVAAVVKVTNRNDGHKANINNDYQIIKQMAENDRRQELMDDWLQKKIETIYVRIDPNWKGCDFKYKGWLK, from the coding sequence ATGAAATTTTCTGCAAAAATACTATTATCGCTTGTCGTTTTTACGTTGATGGCGAATAGTGCTGCTTCTCAAAATAACATTGTCGATGAGATCGTTTGGGTGGTGGGCGATGAAGCCATACTTAAATCCGAGGTGGAGGAATACCGGAAGGACATTCAGATGCAGAACCAGCGTATCGAGGGCGATCCATATTGTTTCATCCCTGAGCAGATGGCTATAAACAAGTTGTTTCTCGACCAGGCAAAGCTCGACAGTATCGAGGTGAATGAGGCCAACGTGAACCGTATGCTGGAATATTACATGAACGAGTACATTTCATCAACGGGATCGGCAGAAAAGCTCCAAGAGTATTTTGGTAAGAGCCTGAGGAAAATCCGCGAAGACCTTCGGACCCAGTTACGCGAGCAACAGCTGATACAGGGTGTGCAGCAAAAACACTTTGAGAATGTATCGCTGACCCCTTCTGAAATCCGGAAGTTTTACAACACGATTCCGCAGGACAGCTTGCCGTTTATCCCTACCACCATGGAAGTACAGATAATCACCGTTGAACCCGAAGTGCCTTTGAAAGAGATAGACGCAGTGAAGAACAGGCTGCGTGAATATACCGAGCAGATCAACTCGGGAAAAAGCTCTTTTTCCACACTGGCCTTGTTGCACTCCGAAGACCCGGGGACGGCACTCAAGGGAGGGGAAATGGATTTCCAGACAAGGGCGCAACTTGTTCCCGAGTTTTCGAATGTAGCATTTGCTCTCAACGATCCGACAAAAGTTTCGAATATAGTTGAAACGGAATATGGATATCACATCATACAACTTATCGAACGAAGAGGGGATATGGGTAAATTCCGCCACATTTTGCTGAAGCCGAAAATTCCACAGGAACAATTGGACACTGCTCTTGTCCGGCTCGACTCCATCCGAAACGGAATTGTCAATAAAAAAATCACGTTTGACGAAGCTGCTACTTTCTTTTCGGCGGATAAAGATACTCGGAACAACAAGGGAATTATGGTCAACAACCGGTCCAATTCACAAAACACGGGAACTCCCCGTTTCCAGTTGAGTGAGCTTAATCAGGACATTGCCAAGGTGGTAGGGGAAATGAAAGTAGGGGAAATGTCTAAACCCTTTGTTATGGTTACCGATAAGGGCAAGCAAGTAGCAGCCGTGGTGAAAGTCACCAACCGGAACGACGGGCACAAAGCCAACATCAACAACGACTACCAAATCATTAAGCAAATGGCTGAAAATGACCGTCGCCAGGAACTGATGGACGACTGGTTGCAGAAGAAAATAGAAACCATCTACGTTAGAATTGATCCCAACTGGAAAGGGTGTGATTTTAAGTATAAAGGCTGGCTGAAGTAA
- the mutL gene encoding DNA mismatch repair endonuclease MutL, with protein MTDIIHLLPDSIANQIAAGEVIQRPASVVKELMENSLDANAKHIHIIIKDAGRTLVQVIDDGKGMSMTDARMAFERHATSKIKTSEDLFALYTRGFRGEALASVAAIAHVELKTRRAEDEMGTWLKIAGSKVESQETIFCAVGTTISVKNIFFNVPARRKFLKSNETERRNIFTEIERIALVNPDIEFTVIENDVQTMHLPPANLRQRIVQMQGKGINQQLIEINEETTLAKIHGYVSTPQFARKGRANQFFFVNNRYIRHPFFHKAVMTAYEPLISATENPNYFIYFEVEPDTIDVNIHPTKTEVKFENERALWQILMVTVKESLGKFNAIPSIDFDTADAPDIPIFDPSKSTSMPKVNINPDYNPFQPSYGESTRISKPRLDWEQMYRGFENEGKPMSGSPDADATLFQSNESLVSPKHYQYKEKYILTSVKSGLMIIDQHRSHVRILFEKYLSQITNRKGISQRVLFPERIELTSSEASSLSEIQEDMEALGFEMSDLGNNSFAIQGIPSELQNVDAVALVRSMIDKNMETGSNIQEQMHEKLALSMANFTAIPAGKSLTEEEMLRMVDQLFACQSPNHTPDGKSIITVISDDEMENKLK; from the coding sequence ATGACGGATATAATTCATCTGTTACCGGACTCCATAGCCAATCAGATCGCAGCCGGTGAGGTTATTCAACGGCCTGCATCTGTAGTGAAAGAACTGATGGAAAACTCGCTCGATGCCAACGCCAAACATATCCACATCATTATTAAAGATGCCGGGAGAACACTCGTTCAGGTCATTGATGATGGCAAAGGTATGAGTATGACCGATGCACGGATGGCATTTGAACGTCACGCCACATCAAAGATTAAAACCTCCGAAGATCTCTTTGCCTTGTACACCCGGGGTTTTCGTGGTGAAGCACTCGCATCCGTAGCGGCTATCGCGCACGTAGAACTTAAAACCCGGCGTGCGGAGGATGAAATGGGGACATGGTTGAAGATTGCCGGATCGAAGGTAGAAAGCCAGGAAACCATCTTTTGCGCTGTGGGAACTACAATCTCTGTAAAAAACATATTCTTTAATGTGCCGGCCCGTCGCAAGTTCCTGAAATCGAACGAGACCGAACGACGGAATATCTTCACGGAAATTGAACGTATTGCCCTTGTGAACCCGGACATTGAGTTTACGGTTATCGAGAACGATGTGCAGACGATGCACCTCCCTCCGGCAAACCTGCGCCAACGCATCGTGCAGATGCAGGGAAAGGGCATCAATCAGCAGCTTATAGAAATAAACGAAGAAACCACCCTGGCTAAAATTCACGGATATGTTTCAACGCCGCAGTTCGCCAGAAAGGGGAGAGCTAACCAGTTTTTCTTCGTCAATAACCGCTACATCCGTCATCCTTTTTTTCACAAAGCGGTCATGACCGCATACGAACCGTTGATTTCGGCTACCGAGAATCCCAATTATTTCATTTATTTCGAAGTGGAGCCGGATACGATAGATGTGAATATCCATCCCACGAAAACCGAAGTGAAATTTGAGAACGAGCGTGCCTTATGGCAAATCCTGATGGTAACGGTAAAGGAATCACTCGGAAAATTCAATGCTATCCCCAGCATAGATTTTGATACGGCAGATGCACCCGACATTCCTATTTTTGACCCGTCGAAGTCTACTTCGATGCCAAAAGTGAATATCAATCCTGATTACAACCCTTTTCAACCTTCATACGGAGAGAGTACCCGGATTTCGAAACCCAGGCTCGACTGGGAACAGATGTACCGGGGATTTGAAAATGAAGGAAAGCCAATGTCCGGTTCACCCGATGCGGACGCAACCCTTTTTCAGTCCAACGAATCGTTAGTTTCACCCAAACATTACCAGTACAAGGAGAAATATATCCTTACGTCGGTAAAATCGGGGTTGATGATTATTGACCAGCATCGCTCACATGTTCGTATTCTTTTTGAAAAGTACCTTTCCCAGATAACCAACAGAAAGGGTATTTCTCAGCGGGTGCTGTTTCCCGAAAGAATCGAACTGACCTCTTCCGAAGCTTCTTCTCTTTCAGAAATTCAGGAAGATATGGAGGCACTGGGCTTTGAAATGAGTGACTTGGGAAATAATTCTTTTGCCATTCAAGGTATTCCGTCGGAATTACAAAACGTTGATGCTGTGGCATTGGTGCGTTCCATGATCGATAAAAACATGGAGACCGGCAGCAACATCCAGGAGCAGATGCATGAAAAACTGGCGTTGTCGATGGCAAATTTCACGGCTATTCCCGCAGGAAAATCACTTACGGAAGAAGAAATGCTGCGGATGGTCGATCAGCTGTTCGCCTGCCAGTCACCCAATCACACACCCGACGGAAAATCAATAATAACCGTCATTTCTGATGACGAGATGGAAAATAAACTGAAATAA